The following coding sequences lie in one Phragmites australis chromosome 8, lpPhrAust1.1, whole genome shotgun sequence genomic window:
- the LOC133926182 gene encoding putative transferase At4g12130, mitochondrial isoform X1 — translation MSPLARSLVPHLLRPRRARALHTSPPSDLGVLACRLASRAVVRFAGPEAARFLHSLLTNDLLSAFSADASSTPQRYAPTPNAPARGPAAPAYAALLTPQGRFLYDLFLYRPPPRSQMLDRTGSAPETGERPEGETGEVLADVDAVEVDELIACFKRYRLRFKVEIDNVSDDFACWQRFGRDVVHTEPSTQEPEAQSIGWGQGVDHAGESAAQGDDHGWQWLKDPRLDYLGYRGIFPGDTIPPLVESDKEADERHYQLWRIENGVAEGSTEIPKGEAIPLEYNLAGLDAISFEKGCYIGQELIARTHHRGVIRKRLMPMKFVDENGEELEQAVIPGSEVVDEASDKKIGTVNTALGSRGMGLLRLEEALTQNSNIRISNNKDVRVKAIKPEWWPAEWT, via the exons ATGTCGCCGCTCGCGCGCAGCCTCGTGCCGCACCTCCTCCGCCcgcgccgcgcccgcgccctcCACACGAGCCCGCCCAGCGACCTGGGCGTGCTGGCCTGCCGTCTCGCCTCCCGGGCCGTAGTGCGCTTCGCGGGCCCCGAGGCGGCGCGCTTCCTCCACTCGCTCCTCACCAACGACCTCCTCTCCGCCTTCTCCGCCGACGCCTCGTCCACCCCGCAGCGGTACGCGCCCACGCCCAACGCGCCCGCGCGGGGACCCGCGGCGCCCGCCTACGCCGCGCTGCTCACGCCGCAGGGCCGGTTCCTCTacgacctcttcctctaccggccCCCGCCGCGGTCGCAGATGCTCGACCGCACCGGCTCCGCGCCCGAGACCGGGGAGAGGCCTGAGGGGGAGACAGGGGAGGTGCTCGCGGATGTCGACGCGGTGGAGGTTGATGAGCTCATCGCTTGCTTCAAGAG ATATCGGTTGAGATTCAAGGTTGAAATAGATAATGTAAGTGATGATTTCGCATGTTGGCAACGGTTTGGACGTGATGTGGTGCATACTGAACCTTCTACTCAAGAACCTGAGGCTCAATCCATTGGATGGGGACAAGGTGTTGACCATGCTGGTGAGTCAGCTGCACAAGGGGATGATCATGGATGGCAGTGGCTCAAAGATCCTCGGTTAGACTACCTTGGTTACAGAGGAATTTTTCCAGGTGATACGATAC CACCATTAGTTGAATCCGACAAAGAAGCAGATGAACGCCATTATCAGCTTTGGCGGATAGAAAATGGAGTTGCAGAAGGTTCAACTGAGATCCCAAAAG GTGAAGCAATCCCACTCGAGTACAATCTTGCTGGCCTGGATGCCATTTCTTTTGAGAAGGGGTGCTACATTGGGCAGGAGCTTATTGCACGGACACACCATCGTGGTGTCATTCGGAAGCGCCTGATGCCAATGAAGTTTGTTGATGAAAATGGAGAAG AACTTGAGCAGGCTGTCATTCCAGGTTCAGAAGTTGTCGACGAGGCTTCTGACAAGAAAATTGGTACTGTAAACACTGCTCTTGGCTCCCGTGGAATGGGCCTGTTGAGACTCGAAGAAGCACTGACACAAAACTCAAACATCCGCATTAGTAACAACAAGGATGTGAGAGTAAAAGCGATCAAACCAGAATGGTGGCCAGCTGAGTGGACATAG
- the LOC133926179 gene encoding 3-phosphoshikimate 1-carboxyvinyltransferase 2-like has product MAGAAAMASKAAVSLDPAALGPAFSRHPRTSARPSTRPSAAGVGLRLRGRGRGAAVVVAAAAAAPAKAGAEEVVLQPIREISGTVKLPGSKSLSNRILLLSALAEGTTVVDNLLNSEDVHYMLEALKALGLSVEADKSAKRAVVVGCGGKFPVEKDAKEEVQLFLGNAGTAMRPLTAAVTAAGGNATYVLDGVPRMRERPIGDLVVGLKQLGADVDCFLGTECPPVRVKGIGGLPGGKVKLSGSISSQYLSALLMAAPLALGDVEIEIIDKLISIPYVEMTLRLMERFGVKAEHSDDWDRFYIKGGQKYKSPKNAYVEGDASSASYFLAGAAITGGTVTVEGCGTISLQGDVKFAEVLEMMGAKVTWTDTSVTVTGPPREPSGRKHLKAIDVNMNKMPDVAMTLAVVALFADGPTAIRDVASWRVKETERMVAIRTELTKLGASVEEGPDYCIITPPEKLNVTAIDTYDDHRMAMAFSLAACADVPVTIRDPGCTRKTFPDYFDVLSTFVKN; this is encoded by the exons atggcgggcgcggcggccatggcctcgAAGGCGGCTGTGTCCCTGGACCCAGCCGCCCTCGGCCCTGCCTTCTCGCGCCACCCCCGGACGTCGGCGCGGCCATCCACCCGCCCCAGCGCGGCCGGCGTGGGGCTGCGGCTGCGGGGGCGCGGGCGAGGCGCGGCGGTGGtggtcgcggcggcggcggcggccccggCGAAGGCGGGCGCGGAGGAGGTGGTGCTGCAGCCTATCCGGGAGATCTCCGGCACCGTGAAGCTGCCCGGCTCCAAATCGCTCTCCAACCGTATCCTCCTGCTCTCCGCCCTGGCCGAG GGGACAACAGTTGTGGATAACCTATTGAACAGTGAGGATGTCCACTACATGCTCGAGGCCTTGAAAGCCCTCGGGCTCTCTGTGGAAGCAGACAAATCTGCCAAAAGAGCTGTAGTTGTTGGCTGTGGTGGCAAGTTCCCAGTTGAGAAGGACGCAAAAGAGGAAGTACAGCTCTTCTTGGGGAATGCTGGAACTGCAATGCGGCCATTGACAGCAGCTGTGACTGCTGCTGGTGGAAATGCAAC TTATGTGCTTGATGGAGTACCAAGAATGAGGGAGAGACCCATTGGCGACTTGGTTGTCGGATTGAAACAGCTTGGTGCAGATGTTGATTGTTTCCTTGGCACTGAATGCCCACCTGTTCGTGTCAAGGGAATTGGAGGGCTACCTGGTGGCAAG GTTAAGCTCTCTGGATCCATCAGCAGTCAGTACTTGAGCGCCTTGCTGATGGCTGCTCCTTTAGCTCTTGGGGATGTGGAGATTGAAATCATTGATAAACTAATCTCCATTCCTTATGTTGAAATGACATTGAGATTGATGGAGCGTTTTGGCGTGAAAGCAGAGCATTCTGATGACTGGGACAGATTCTACATCAAGGGAGGTCAAAAATACAA GTCCCCAAAAAATGCCTACGTTGAAGGTGATGCCTCAAGTGCGAGCTATTTCTTGGCTGGTGCTGCAATCACTGGAGGGACTGTGACTGTTGAAGGTTGTGGCACCATCAGTTTGCAG GGTGATGTGAAATTTGCTGAGGTACTCGAGATGATGGGAGCGAAGGTTACATGGACTGACACTAGTGTAACTGTTACCGGTCCACCACGTGAACCATCTGGGAGGAAACACCTAAAAGCTATTGATGTCAACATGAACAAAATGCCTGATGTCGCCATGACTCTTGCTGTGGTTGCCCTCTTTGCTGATGGCCCAACTGCTATCAGAGATG TGGCTTCCTGGAGAGTAAAGGAGACCGAGAGGATGGTTGCGATTCGGACTGAGCTAACAAAG CTGGGAGCATCAGTTGAGGAAGGGCCGGACTACTGCATCATCACACCACCGGAGAAGCTGAACGTGACGGCGATCGACACGTACGACGACCACAGGATGGCCatggccttctccctcgccgcATGCGCCGACGTGCCCGTCACAATCCGAGACCCCGGGTGCACCCGCAAGACCTTCCCCGACTACTTCGATGTGCTGAGCACTTTCGTCAAGAACTGA
- the LOC133926183 gene encoding LRR receptor kinase SERK2-like: protein MAATRFRFLLPLPLLLLSVLSASARNEEDARALMALKRALDPAGRVLGSWDPSGDPCGGSFVGLTCDPTGRVASISLQGRGLSGSLPPAVAGLRRLQGLYLHYNGIKGTIPREIGSLSKLTDLYLDVNHLTGQVPAEIAAMASLQVLQLGYNQLTGSIPLQLGNLNKLSVLSMQSNQLTGAIPATLGELTQLTRLDLSFNNLFGSIPSKIAEVPLLQVFDIRNNTLSGSVPVGLRRLNGGFQYANNKGLCGVGFSLLVLCPSSEDGLKPNKPEPFGPDGSVKTRQVPQSANPDNCSESHCSKSPNASTGVLVVDVVAVVIGAAFCGLFAFSWYRRQKQKIGSSLEVSDSRLSTDHYQQKEVCRRSASPLISVEYSNGWDPLSGGGVGSSCEVGDSFRFNLEEVECATQYFSDINLLGKSGFAATYKGILRDGSVVAVKSLNKTSCKQEESDFLHGLKMLSLLRHENLVSLRGFCCSRGRGECFLVYDFMVNGCLSQYLDITDGSSASVLDWPTRVSIIRGIAIGIEYLHSKKSSKPPVVHQNISADKILLDHHFAPRLSVPGLHKLLADDVVFSTLKASAAMGYLAPEYSTTGRFTDKNDVFAFGIVVLQVITGRTDVSQLKVGALISDVEGLIDRNLNNVFSGTEAAKLAAVAAYCTREVPSQRPTMEAVVQQLSH, encoded by the exons ATGGCCGCCACGCGCTTccgcttcctcctccctctccccctcctgctCCTCTCGGTGCTCTCCGCCTCAGCGCGCAACGAGGAGGATGCACGCGCGCTCATGGCGCTCAAGCGGGCACTTGACCCTGCCGGCCGGGTCCTGGGCTCCTGGGACCCCTCCGGCGACCCTTGCGGCGGCTCCTTCGTCGGCCTCACCTGCGACCCCACTGGCCGCGTCGCGTCCATCTCGCTTCAGGGCCGGGGGCTCTCCGGCAGCTTGCCGCCGGCGGTTGCCGGGCTCCGGCGGCTCCAGGGTCTGTACCTCCACTACAACGGCATCAAGGGGACCATACCGCGGGAGATTGGGAGTCTGTCCAAGCTCACGGACCTGTACCTGGATGTaaaccatctcaccgggcaggtGCCCGCGGAGATTGCCGCCATGGCCAGCCTCCAAG TGTTGCAGCTGGGTTACAACCAGTTGACAGGCAGCATACCACTTCAGCTAGGCAACCTGAATAAACTCAGTGTTCTTTCAATGCAGTCCAATCAGCTGACTGGAGCTATTCCGGCGACTCTTGGTGAGCTAACACAGCTGACACGGCTCGATTTAAGCTTCAACAACCTATTTGGTTCAATCCCTTCAAAGATTGCGGAGGTTCCGTTGCTTCAGGTCTTTGATATTCGCAATAATACCCTTTCTGGGAGTGTCCCCGTTG GATTGAGGAGACTGAATGGTGGTTTCCAGTATGCAAACAACAAGGGGCTTTGTGGAGTTGGCTTCAGTTTGCTAGTTCTTTGCCCGTCTTCAGAGGATGGCCTGAAACCCAACAAGCCTGAGCCTTTTGGCCCAGATGGTAGTGTCAAGACACGGCAAGTGCCCCAATCGGCGAATCCCGACAACTGCTCAGAATCTCACTGCTCAAAGTCTCCAAATGCGTCTACAGGAGTTCTTGTTGTCGATGTGGTTGCAGTGGTGATTGGTGCTGCATTTTGCGGGTTATTTGCATTCTCATGGTACCGCCGGCAGAAGCAGAAGATTGGAAGCTCGCTGGAGGTTTCTGATAGCAGGCTTAGCACTGACCATTACCAGCAGAAGGAAGTCTGCAGAAGGAGTGCTTCTCCTCTGATTAGTGTTGAGTACTCAAACGGGTGGGACCCTTTGTCAGGTGGGGGTGTTGGATCATCTTGTGAAGTTGGTGATAGCTTTAGGTTCAATCTAGAGGAGGTCGAATGTGCGACGCAATACTTCTCTGACATTAACTTGCTGGGCAAGAGCGGATTCGCTGCGACATACAAGGGAATCCTGCGGGACGGGTCTGTTGTTGCTGTTAAGAGCCTCAACAAAACAAGTTGCAAGCAAGAGGAGTCAGATTTCTTGCATGGTCTGAAGATGCTCTCCCTGCTTCGACATGAGAACCTCGTTAGCCTGAGGGGTTTTTGCTGCTCCAGGGGGAGAGGGGAGTGTTTCCTTGTCTATGACTTTATGGTTAATGGGTGCTTGTCGCAGTATCTGGATATCACGGATGGTTCCAGTGCTAGTGTGCTTGATTGGCCTACAAGAGTTTCCATCATCAGAGGCATTGCAATAG GAATTGAGTACCTCCATAGCAAGAAGAGCAGTAAGCCACCAGTTGTCCACCAGAACATATCGGCCGATAAGATCCTTCTTGACCACCACTTTGCCCCGCGGTTGTCGGTCCCGGGACTGCACAAGCTCCTTGCTGATGATGTCGTCTTCTCTACCCTGAAGGCCAGCGCAGCAATGGGATAtctcgcccccgagtactccACTACTGGCCGATTCACTGATAAGAACGACGTCTTTGCATTCGGGATCGTGGTTCTCCAAGTCATCACAGGCAGGACAGATGTCTCACAGCTGAAGGTAGGCGCACTGATCAGCGACGTCGAAGGCCTTATCGACCGAAACCTCAACAATGTGTTCTCGGGGACAGAAGCAGCAAAGCTTGCCGCAGTTGCTGCATATTGCACAAGGGAGGTGCCAAGCCAGCGGCCGACAATGGAAGCTGTGGTTCAGCAGCTGAGCCACTGA
- the LOC133926182 gene encoding putative transferase At4g12130, mitochondrial isoform X2, producing the protein MSPLARSLVPHLLRPRRARALHTSPPSDLGVLACRLASRAVVRFAGPEAARFLHSLLTNDLLSAFSADASSTPQRYAPTPNAPARGPAAPAYAALLTPQGRFLYDLFLYRPPPRSQMLDRTGSAPETGERPEGETGEVLADVDAVEVDELIACFKRYRLRFKVEIDNVSDDFACWQRFGRDVVHTEPSTQEPEAQSIGWGQGVDHAGESAAQGDDHGWQWLKDPRLDYLGYRGIFPAPLVESDKEADERHYQLWRIENGVAEGSTEIPKGEAIPLEYNLAGLDAISFEKGCYIGQELIARTHHRGVIRKRLMPMKFVDENGEELEQAVIPGSEVVDEASDKKIGTVNTALGSRGMGLLRLEEALTQNSNIRISNNKDVRVKAIKPEWWPAEWT; encoded by the exons ATGTCGCCGCTCGCGCGCAGCCTCGTGCCGCACCTCCTCCGCCcgcgccgcgcccgcgccctcCACACGAGCCCGCCCAGCGACCTGGGCGTGCTGGCCTGCCGTCTCGCCTCCCGGGCCGTAGTGCGCTTCGCGGGCCCCGAGGCGGCGCGCTTCCTCCACTCGCTCCTCACCAACGACCTCCTCTCCGCCTTCTCCGCCGACGCCTCGTCCACCCCGCAGCGGTACGCGCCCACGCCCAACGCGCCCGCGCGGGGACCCGCGGCGCCCGCCTACGCCGCGCTGCTCACGCCGCAGGGCCGGTTCCTCTacgacctcttcctctaccggccCCCGCCGCGGTCGCAGATGCTCGACCGCACCGGCTCCGCGCCCGAGACCGGGGAGAGGCCTGAGGGGGAGACAGGGGAGGTGCTCGCGGATGTCGACGCGGTGGAGGTTGATGAGCTCATCGCTTGCTTCAAGAG ATATCGGTTGAGATTCAAGGTTGAAATAGATAATGTAAGTGATGATTTCGCATGTTGGCAACGGTTTGGACGTGATGTGGTGCATACTGAACCTTCTACTCAAGAACCTGAGGCTCAATCCATTGGATGGGGACAAGGTGTTGACCATGCTGGTGAGTCAGCTGCACAAGGGGATGATCATGGATGGCAGTGGCTCAAAGATCCTCGGTTAGACTACCTTGGTTACAGAGGAATTTTTCCAG CACCATTAGTTGAATCCGACAAAGAAGCAGATGAACGCCATTATCAGCTTTGGCGGATAGAAAATGGAGTTGCAGAAGGTTCAACTGAGATCCCAAAAG GTGAAGCAATCCCACTCGAGTACAATCTTGCTGGCCTGGATGCCATTTCTTTTGAGAAGGGGTGCTACATTGGGCAGGAGCTTATTGCACGGACACACCATCGTGGTGTCATTCGGAAGCGCCTGATGCCAATGAAGTTTGTTGATGAAAATGGAGAAG AACTTGAGCAGGCTGTCATTCCAGGTTCAGAAGTTGTCGACGAGGCTTCTGACAAGAAAATTGGTACTGTAAACACTGCTCTTGGCTCCCGTGGAATGGGCCTGTTGAGACTCGAAGAAGCACTGACACAAAACTCAAACATCCGCATTAGTAACAACAAGGATGTGAGAGTAAAAGCGATCAAACCAGAATGGTGGCCAGCTGAGTGGACATAG
- the LOC133926180 gene encoding uncharacterized protein LOC133926180 — protein sequence MGRGQNGRDDLFGGRDPFAGFGGFGPQRSLISGIFGGTDDPFFTQPFGGRMGGPGMFGPSLFRPMGGRFGDMRNDGFLGQAPPRSSSRKPVITELDEEEGENTERGNERSNHGSLVQEPEDGSDEMEGGRVQLRRDFNMANGGQSQARTFTYQSSSVTYGGINGAYYTASKTWRAGSDGTTVEEIKEADTTTKEATHRISRGIHDKGHSLTRKLNSDGKVDTTQILHNLNEDELAGFEESWKGNAGHHLPVWNQNAGAPNNDNSGNRGSSGRDRRSAWGWVRPGREQARDASRNEKPKSRVIPIS from the exons ATGGGTAGAGGGCAGAACGGAAGGGACGATTTATTCGGTGGCAGGGACCCATTTGCTGGGTTTGGTGGCTTTGGTCCCCAAAGGAGCTTGATTTCTGGCATCTTTGGAGGAACTGATGATCCATTCTTTACCCAGCCATTTGGGGGTCGGATGGGTGGTCCTGGCATGTTCGGACCTAGTCTTTTCCGGCCGATGGGAGGCCGGTTCGGGGACATGAGGAATGATGGATTCCTCGGGCAAGCTCCGCCGAGAAGTAGCAGCAGGAAGCCTGTAATCAccgagcttgatgaggaggaaggagaaaacACAGAGCGCGGTAACGAGCGGTCGAACCATGGTTCTTTAGTTCAGGAGCCGGAAGATGGGAGTGATG AGATGGAAGGGGGCCGAGTCCAGCTGCGGAGGGATTTCAATATGGCTAATGGAGGGCAGTCACAGGCTCGTACTTTTACATATCAGAGCTCTTCTGTGACGTATGGTGGTATTAATGGAGCTTACTACACCGCTTCAAAGACTTGGAGGGCTGGCAGTGATGGA ACTACTGTGGAAGAAATTAAGGAAGCAGATACAACCACTAAAGAGGCCACTCATAGAATCTCCCGAGGAATCCATGACAAG GGCCATTCCCTGACAAGGAAGCTGAATTCGGATGGGAAGGTTGACACCACACAGATACTGCACAATCTGAACGAAG ATGAACTAGCTGGATTTGAGGAATCATGGAAGGGGAATGCTGGTCATCACTTGCCTGTCTGGAATCAAAATGCTGGTGCACCTAATAATGATAATTCTG GTAACCGTGGCTCCAGTGGACGTGACCGGCGATCTGCATGGGGTTGGGTGCGTCCTGGAAGAGAGCAAGCCCGTGATGCAAGCCGCAATGAGAAGCCAAAATCACGAGTCATCCCAATCTCCTGA